A genomic region of Miscanthus floridulus cultivar M001 chromosome 3, ASM1932011v1, whole genome shotgun sequence contains the following coding sequences:
- the LOC136541674 gene encoding glutamine-dependent NAD(+) synthetase produces MRLLRVATCNLNQWAMDFDTNLRNVKESIARAKAAGAAIRVGPELELTGYGCEDHFLEQDTTAHAWECLKDILTGDYTDNILCSIGMPVIFNSVRYNCQVFCLNRKIIMIRPKMSLANDGNYREFRWFSAWTFKDEIVDFQLPIEVSEAISQDTVPFGYGYMRFLDVSLAAETCEELFTANAPRIDLALNGVEVFMNASGSHHQLRKLNLRIDCIRNATQTCGGVYMYANHQGCDGGRLYYDGCCCIAVNGDLIAQGSQFSLKDVEVLDALVDLDAVSSYRSSVSSFREQASHRKNVPFVKVPYKLCQSFQSGMIPTSPVQIVYHCPEEEIAFGPSCWLWDYLRRSQASGFLLPLSGGADSSSVAAIVGCMCQLVIKDIEKGDEQVKADALRIGQYKDGEIPTDSRELAKRLFYTVYMGTENSSEDTRSRAKRLAEEIGSFHLNVPIDSIVSAFLSLFETLTGKRPRYKIDGGSNTENLGLQNIQARIRMVLAFMMASLMPWVHNKSGFYLVLGSSNVDEGLRGYLTKYDCSSADINPIGSVSKQDLRAFLRWAALHLKYFSLAEVEAAPPTAELEPIRANYNQLDEVDMGMTYEELSIYGRLRKIFRCGPVSMFQNLCHSWCGRLSPSEVADKVKHFFKYYAINRHKMTVLTPSYHAESYSPEDNRFDLRQFLYNSRWPYQFRKINELVQEMDKDGKWETSAEGKLRGQTGAQGSGMGVVAAGSANPSAGF; encoded by the exons ATGAGGCTACTGCGGGTCGCCACGTGCAACCTCAACCAGTGGGCGATGGACTTCGACACCAACCTCCGCAACGTCAAGGAGTCCATCGCGCGCGCCAAGGCTGCCGGCGCCGCCATCCGCGTCGGCCCCGAGCTCGAGCTCACCGGCTACGGCTGCGAGGACCACTTCCTCGAGCAGGACACCACCGCCCACGC GTGGGAGTGCTTAAAAGACATTTTAACTGGGGATTATACGGACAACATCTTATGCAGCATAGGAATGCCGGTTATTTTCAATAGTGTGCGGTATAATTGCCAGGTCTTCTGCCTAAATCGCAAGATAATCATGATCCGGCCAAAGATGTCCCTTGCAAATGATGGAAATTATCGGGAATTCCGTTGGTTTTCTGCTTGGACATTTAAAGACGAGATTGTTGACTTTCAGCTCCCCATTGAAGTCTCAGAGGCTATATCCCAGGATACTGTGCCTTTTGGTTATGGATACATGCGATTTTTAGATGT GTCTTTGGCTGCTGAAACCTGTGAAGAGCTCTTTACAGCAAACGCTCCTCGGATTGACTTAGCATTGAATGGTGTTGAGGTTTTCATGAATGCAAGTGGAAGCCACCATCAGTTAAGGAAGCTCAATCTTCGGATTGATTGCATAAGGAATGCAACTCAAACATGTGGCGGTGTTTACATGTATGCTAATCATCAGGGATGCGATGGTGGCCGCCTTTATTATG ATGGTTGTTGCTGCATTGCGGTAAACGGTGATTTGATAGCTCAGGGATCTCAATTTTCGTTGAAGGATGTAGAAGTTCTGGATGCTCTGGTAGATCTTGATGCT GTATCGAGTTACCGATCATCTGTTTCTAGTTTCAGAGAGCAAGCAAGCCACAGAAAAAATGTACCTTTTGTGAAGGTACCATATAAGCTTTGCCAATCATTTCAGAGTGGAATGATTCCGACTTCTCCAGTTCAG ATTGTGTATCACTGTCCTGAAGAAGAGATTGCGTTTGGACCTAGTTGTTGGCTATGGGATTATTTGAGGAGGAGTCAAGCATCAGGATTTTTGCTTCCCCTTTCTGGTGGTGCGGATAGTTCATCTGTTGCGGCAATAGTCGGGTGCATGTGCCAACTTGTTATAAAAG ATATAGAGAAAGGAGATGAGCAAGTTAAGGCGGATGCTCTTCGGATTGGGCAGTATAAAGATGGGGAGATCCCCACAGATAGCAGGGAATTGGCTAAACGTTTGTTTTACACCGTTTACATGGGAACTGAAAATAG TTCTGAAGATACCAGATCACGTGCCAAAAGGCTAGCTGAGGAGATTGGTTCATTCCACCTGAATGTACCCATTGATAGTATAGTATCTGCTTTTCTTTCCTTGTTTGAAACATTGACTGGGAAGCGACCACGCTACAAG ATTGATGGGGGGTCAAATACCGAGAATCTGGGATTGCAAAATATTCAAGCCCGAATCAGGATGGTGTTAGCCTTTATGATGGCTTCTCTAATGCCATGGGTCCACAACAAATCTGGGTTCTATCTTGTTCTTGGAAGCTCGAACGTCGATGAAGGGTTACGTGGTTATTTGACAAAG TATGACTGCAGTTCAGCTGATATAAACCCCATTGGAAGTGTAAGTAAGCAAGACCTGAGGGCTTTTTTACGATGGGCAGCACTTCATCTTAAGTATTTTTCCTTGGCCGAGGTTGAAGCTGCACCACCTACGGCAGAGCTTGAGCCAATACGGGCAAACTACAATCAG TTGGATGAAGTAGACATGGGAATGACATATGAGGAGTTGTCTATATATGGAAGGTTAAGGAAAATTTTCCGATGTGGTCCTGTTTCAATGTTTCAG AACCTGTGCCACAGTTGGTGTGGAAGATTATCTCCGTCTGAAGTGGCAGACAAAGTGAAGCACTTCTTCAAGTACTATGCCATAAATCGGCATAAGATGACTGTTTTGACACCATCTTATCATGCTGAG AGCTATTCACCAGAGGACAATAGGTTCGACCTTCGCCAGTTTCTGTACAACTCAAGGTGGCCGTACCAGTTTCGGAAGATCAATGAGCTTGTGCAAGAGATGGACAAAGATGGCAAATGGGAAACTTCTGCAGAAGGGAAGCTGAGAGGGCAGACAGGTGCGCAGGGAAGCGGAATGGGAGTTGTGGCGGCGGGATCTGCCAATCCCAGTGCTGGGTTCTGA
- the LOC136541675 gene encoding uncharacterized protein, which yields MATSGTSSATRPPTSDGSTPPAISTTSAAIEPSLPLTTMPPPAPPLTAIPTDALNAFTKAIQGLQNQMALMNVHIGDLATRVSAIDDRALPVLPGLDAALALPAASVPGISEPAPAAPTSSAVPTAAPSAPLVSAPASTTLPATATHPFGVPIGQICFPHLLSPVPSQESILRGSVPVSSAPMASPTSRVHVPPELEGQVVPKYHKLVFPTFDGKEDPLGWLNKCEQFFNGHQTRHADRVWLASYHLTGVAQQWYLVLEADAGRPQWEEFRTLCQQRFGPPLGTNHLSDLARLPFTSTVDAYMEAFQARAAHVGRLSPGQKAKLFTGGLPSHIRVDVELHDPQDLQRAMHLARAYERRNAPAPLALPAQQRRRLTGAPPIPPALSAATSAAASSSTTTPQRAFKRLSPDEMAERRKQGLCYNCDEPYVRGHKCARLFFLEATNYIVEEPDDADDAPATPSADTSFDPDKPLISLSAITGIRTADTMQLCVRVGEHELTALLDSGSTHNFISGAAARRAELQFHDSGGAHVVVANGDRVMCRGLARDVDLRTGGETFKVDCYSIPLDSYDMVLGVTWLRTLGPILWDFNNLCMAFTYQGRRVLCRGVGSPSAAFPPTGGLLAARGLSAKGTEPAPLECLLDSYADVFVAPTGLPPARACDHRIHLKPSTEPVAVRPYRYP from the coding sequence ATGGCCACGTCCGGGACCTCGTCGGCGACCAGGCCTCCCACCTCCGATGgttccacgccgccggccatctCCACCACTTCCGCCGCCATTGAGCCGTCTCTTCCGCTTACCACCATGCCACCGCCGGCACCACCACTGACGGCCATCCCCACGGACGCGCTCAACGCCTTCACCAAAGCCATCCAAGGGCTCCAGAACCAGATGGCGCTGATGAACGTCCACATCGGGGACTTGGCGACGCGAGTGTCCGCGATAGACGACCGCGCCCTGCCGGTTCTACCTGGGTTGGACGCCGCCCTGGCCCTTCCAGCGGCGTCGGTGCCGGGGATCTCCGAGCCGGCCCCCGCGGCGCCCACGTCGTCCGCGGTGCCCACTGCGGCACCATCGGCTCCACTGGTTTCGGCGCCTGCATCGACCACGCTGCCCGCCACGGCGACTCATCCGTTCGGTGTTCCGATCGGCCAGATATGCTTTCCTCACTTGCTATCCCCCGTGCCGTCCCAGGAGTCCATCTTGCGGGGGTCGGTGCCGGTGTCCTCCGCGCCAATGGCATCCCCTACGTCCCGTGTGCATGTGCCACCGGAGCTGGAGGGACAGGTGGTGCCCAAGTACCACAAATTGGTGTTTCCGACGTTCGACGGGAAGGAAGATCCCCTCGGGTGGTTGAACAAGTGCGAACAATTCTTCAATGGCCACCAGACGCGCCATGCTGACCGAGTCTGGCTCGCGTCGTACCACCTCACCGGAGTTGCTCAGCAGTGGTACTTGGTCCTCGAAGCCGACGCCGGCCGGCCGCAATGGGAGGAGTTTCGCACGCTGTGCCAGCAGCGCTTCGGTCCTCCCCTCGGCACGAACCACCTGTCGGACCTGGCGCGCTTGCCCTTCACTTCGACGGTGGATGCCTATATGGAAGCGTTCCAGGCCCGAGCGGCGCACGTCGGGCGTCTCTCTCCGGGTCAAAAGGCGAAGCTCTTCACGGGTGGGCTACCGAGTCACATCCGCGTCGATGTGGAGCTTCACGACCCGCAGGATCTGCAGCGCGCCATGCATCTGGCGCGCGCATACGAGCGCCGGAACGCGCCGGCTCCGCTTGCCTTGCCTGCCCAGCAGCGGCGTCGGCTAACGGGGGCGCCGCCCATCCCACCTGCTTTGTCCGCGGCGACCTCAGCAGCGGCCTCTTCTTCCACGACGACACCGCAGCGGGCATTCAAGCGGCTCTCACCGGATGAGATGGCAGAGCGCAGGAAGCAGGGCCTCTGCTATAATTGTGATGAACCGTACGTCCGGGGCCATAAGTGTGCCCGACTGTTCTTTCTCGAGGCCACCAATTACATCGTCGAGGAGCCGGACGACGCCGACGACGCACCAGCTACGCCGTCGGCTGATACCTCGTTCGACCCGGACAAGCCCCTGATATCTCTCTCGGCGATCACCGGTATCCGGACGGCGGACACCATGCAGCTTTGCGTTCGAGTGGGCGAACATGAGCTTACCGCGCTCCTGGATTCGGGCTCGACACACAACTTCATCAGTGGTGCCGCCGCACGACGCGCTGAACTTCAGTTCCACGACAGCGGAGGTGCCCATGTCGTCGTGGCCAATGGTGACCGCGTCATGTGTCGCGGCTTGGCTCGTGACGTCGACCTCCGGACCGGCGGGGAAACTTTCAAGGTTGACTGCTACTCCATTCCGCTGGACTCCTACGACATGGTACTCGGCGTCACATGGCTCCGCACGCTCGGCCCGATACTCTGGGACTTCAACAACCTATGCATGGCGTTCACATACCAGGGGCGTCGCGTGCTGTGTCGGGGTGTGGGCTCGCCGTCCGCGGCCTTTCCTCCGACAGGTGGCCTCCTCGCCGCCCGGGGGCTCTCGGCCAAGGGGACCGAGCCTGCACCGCTCGAGTGCCTACTGGACTCATATGCTGATGTCTTCGTGGCGCCGACGGGCCTGCCTCCGGCTCGTGCGTGTGACCACCGGATCCACCTCAAGCCGTCCACAGAGCCCGTAGCGGTTCGTCCCTATCGCTATCCTTAG
- the LOC136542892 gene encoding uncharacterized protein, with amino-acid sequence MARSYAAVPFSTPLSAHPWAAPALFSAAPPAGSYAAVPFFTPLGAHPWAAPALFSAAPPAGSYAVMPISTPLGTHPWAALALFSAAPLALSSAAPPVFTTATATVAPLPAQQPAPSTGAFGEWMATFDHLQCQMDVLATLVHNIEAQPASVPSSSPALLSTSPSLIPSFTTPSPVPPQQDSDGVFYGGVDGIQASAAQLQAVAHCLLARRQGRQHPIFKRRRPVVPTAAALQLTERKAIARASACKVFAAVRLQAAARGLLARRRLQKMRSPMHEATLAAVDLSIGERDLAWSVDLAWSDGHQQPCQPAVVFRRKHGVFSVGGELQLCGTGDMGAASLLVTGGDALPSAIAFRHRPPRARLRWLLLPPILGGHTRAPLSFRWSPWDPGGYTRAGPASGGCLPYLQESKIKSRNLLQVNKISRDVKGLFLGVRVVSSGGIVSVIVRLQLEDELHVQLAFGGPKQMKEWMVKYRKV; translated from the exons atggCCAGATCCTACGCCGCCGTGCCCTTCTCCACACCGCTCAGTGCACATCCCTGGGCTGCGCCAGCCCTGTTCTCCGCAGCGCCGCCGGCCGGATCCTACGCCGCCGTGCCCTTCTTCACACCGCTCGGCGCACATCCCTGGGCTGCGCCAGCCCTGTTCTCCGCAGCGCCGCCGGCCGGATCCTACGCCGTCATGCCCATCTCCACGCCGCTTGGCACACATCCTTGGGCTGCGCTGGCCCTGTTCTCCGCAGCACCGCTGGCCCTGTCCTCCGCAGCTCCGCCCGTGTTCACCACCGCCACAGCCACTGTGGCGCCCTTGCCTGCGCAGCAGCCTGCACCTTCCACAGGTGCCTTCGGTGAGTGGATGGCGACCTTTGACCACCTGCAGTGCCAGATGGACGTCCTCGCGACCCTCGTCCATAACATTGAAGCACAGCCAGCGTCGGTGCCGAGCAGTAGTCCCGCGCTGCTTTCCACCTCTCCTTCACTGATCCCGTCGTTCACCACCCCCAGCCCCGTGCCACCACAGCAGGACAGCGATGGCGTCTTTTACGGGGGAGTGGATGGCATCCAGGCATCGGCGGCGCAGCTGCAGGCGGTGGCGCATTGCCTCCTAGCGCGCCGGCAGGGACGACAACACCCCATCTTCAAGCGGCGGCGTCCAGTCGTCCCTACAGCAGCAGCCTTGCAGCTCACGGAGAGGAAAGCGATTGCGCGGGCAAGTGCCTGCAAGGTGTTTGCGGCGGTGCGGCTGCAGGCTGCGGCGCGTGGCCTCCTAGCGCGCCGGCGGCTGCAGAAGATGCGCTCACCTATGCACGAGGCGACCTTGGCGGCGGTCGACCTCAGCATAGGGGAGCGCGACCTAGCATGGTCGGTCGACCTCGCCTGGTCGGACGGCCACCAGCAACCGTGCCAACCTGCTGTTGTCTTCAGGCGCAAGCATGGTGTTTTTTCCGTGGGCGGCGAACTCCAACTCTGCGGCACCGGCGATATGGGCGCAGCTTCCCTCCTTGTCACCGGCGGGGACGCACTGCCTAGCGCCATCGCATTCCGCCACCGTCCGCCACGAGCACGTCTCCGCTGGTTGCTGTTGCCACCAATTCTAGGTGGCCATACCCGTGCACCCCTCTCGTTCCGATGGTCTCCATGGGATCCAGGTGGCTACACACGTGCTGGTCCAGCAAGCGGAGGGTGCCTGCCGTATCTTCAGGAGTCAAAAATAAAGAGTCGTAATCTTCTTCAGGTCAATAAAATAAGCCGAGATGTAAAAGGCTTATTTTTAGGTGTTAGGGTTGTGTCTAGTGGAGGCATCGTTAGTGTCATCGTTAGattgcagctcgaggacgagctgcatgtccag TTGGCATTTGGTGGGCCAAAACAAATGAAAGAGTGGATGGTCAAGTACAGAAAGGTCTAA